In one Bradyrhizobium cosmicum genomic region, the following are encoded:
- a CDS encoding dihydrodipicolinate synthase family protein: MTEFHGVFPYLVSPVDADGAVRTKVLAKLCDDLIGAGVHGLTPLGSTGEFAYLNAAQRTAVVQTTIEAAKGRVPVVAGVASTSTADAVAQAKAYQKLGADGILAILEAYFPLADAQVESYFRSIADAVDIPVVIYTNPQFQRSDLTLDVIARLAAHPRIGYIKDASTNTGRLLSIMNRCGDALRVFSASAHIPAAVMLIGGLGWMAGPACIIPRQSVALYELCKAGRWDEAMALQRRLWRINEAFARFNLAACIKAGLASQGYEVGDPVPPQAPLTDDARKVVEAALRELV, from the coding sequence ATGACCGAATTTCACGGGGTGTTTCCCTATCTGGTCTCGCCCGTCGATGCGGACGGCGCTGTCCGCACGAAGGTGCTGGCAAAACTCTGCGACGATCTGATCGGCGCCGGCGTGCACGGGCTGACGCCGCTGGGCTCGACCGGCGAGTTCGCCTATCTCAACGCCGCGCAGCGCACGGCGGTCGTGCAGACCACCATCGAGGCCGCGAAGGGCCGCGTGCCCGTGGTGGCCGGCGTCGCTTCCACGTCGACGGCTGATGCGGTGGCGCAGGCGAAGGCGTATCAGAAGCTCGGGGCCGACGGCATTCTGGCGATCCTGGAGGCGTATTTTCCGCTCGCGGACGCGCAGGTGGAATCCTATTTCCGCAGCATCGCCGACGCAGTGGATATTCCCGTCGTCATCTACACCAATCCGCAATTCCAGCGTTCCGACCTGACTCTCGACGTCATCGCGCGCCTCGCCGCGCATCCGCGCATCGGCTACATCAAGGACGCCTCGACCAATACCGGCCGGCTGCTCTCGATCATGAACCGTTGCGGCGATGCCTTGCGCGTGTTCTCGGCCTCCGCCCATATTCCGGCCGCGGTGATGTTGATCGGCGGGCTCGGCTGGATGGCGGGCCCGGCCTGCATCATCCCGCGCCAGAGCGTCGCGCTCTACGAGCTCTGCAAGGCCGGCCGCTGGGACGAGGCCATGGCTCTGCAGCGCAGGCTGTGGCGGATCAACGAGGCCTTCGCGCGCTTCAATCTCGCCGCCTGCATCAAGGCCGGGCTCGCGAGCCAGGGCTACGAGGTCGGCGACCCCGTCCCGCCGCAGGCCCCTCTGACGGACGACGCGCGCAAGGTCGTGGAGGCGGCGCTCAGGGAGCTAGTTTAG
- a CDS encoding GGDEF domain-containing protein gives MPITMLSRHLHPDPRIRRELVDLLYTSLPQVSAIGITSVTGAVALAIMSADTGYAVIAAFIFITAAARIFSLFRYKSRAAQFSDADVIRWERLYGAGASAFGLALGILSYRALQIDDDPGAWIAFGLSMSFCVGMVSRAAIRPWIILTTAAILLAPTIAAGLLRPELAYKLGAVMLVFFWLTLREASKHLSAAFVERLEAKYRLARQATHDFLTGLPNRAAFLQALADTRGDFAIIAIDLDGFKPVNDRHGHHAGDDLLRQVAERLSFCIGGTGLAARFGGDEFMMLKPVAAGKDGREEALALARRAILDLSIPFLLTDIPVRIGASAGILVSAGAATAGATAQLLEQVDRALYAAKRAGGSRFAWADEDLSLERAAG, from the coding sequence ATGCCCATTACAATGTTGTCCAGGCATTTGCATCCCGATCCGCGCATCCGGCGCGAGCTCGTCGATCTCCTGTACACGTCCCTGCCGCAAGTGTCCGCCATCGGCATCACGTCGGTGACGGGGGCCGTGGCGCTTGCCATCATGAGCGCCGATACCGGCTACGCCGTCATCGCGGCCTTCATCTTCATCACGGCCGCGGCCCGGATCTTTTCCCTGTTCCGCTACAAGTCCCGCGCCGCGCAGTTCTCCGATGCCGACGTGATCCGCTGGGAGCGGCTCTACGGCGCCGGCGCTTCAGCGTTCGGCCTTGCCCTCGGCATCCTGTCGTATCGGGCGCTCCAGATCGACGACGACCCGGGAGCGTGGATAGCATTCGGGCTTTCGATGTCGTTCTGCGTAGGTATGGTCTCACGCGCGGCAATCCGTCCCTGGATTATCCTGACGACTGCCGCAATCCTGCTCGCACCAACCATTGCGGCTGGCCTGCTGCGGCCCGAGCTCGCCTACAAGCTCGGCGCGGTGATGCTGGTGTTCTTCTGGCTGACCCTGCGCGAAGCCTCCAAGCACCTCAGCGCCGCCTTCGTCGAACGCCTCGAAGCCAAGTATCGGCTGGCGCGGCAGGCCACCCACGATTTCCTCACGGGATTGCCGAACCGGGCCGCGTTTCTCCAGGCGCTGGCGGACACGCGCGGCGACTTCGCCATCATCGCCATCGATCTCGACGGCTTCAAGCCGGTCAACGACCGTCACGGCCATCACGCCGGCGACGATCTGCTGCGCCAGGTAGCGGAGCGGCTGTCGTTCTGCATCGGCGGTACCGGACTTGCCGCGCGCTTCGGCGGCGACGAGTTCATGATGCTCAAGCCGGTTGCCGCTGGCAAAGACGGCCGCGAGGAAGCACTCGCCCTGGCGCGCCGGGCCATTCTCGATCTCTCGATCCCGTTCCTGCTGACCGACATCCCGGTCCGCATTGGCGCGAGCGCAGGAATTCTCGTCAGCGCCGGCGCTGCGACCGCCGGTGCGACCGCGCAGCTTCTCGAGCAGGTCGACCGCGCCCTCTACGCGGCGAAACGCGCCGGAGGCAGCCGCTTCGCATGGGCGGATGAGGATTTGAGCCTCGAACGCGCAGCAGGCTGA
- a CDS encoding VOC family protein translates to MTIDLTRRTLLQLTGATSLAMAAAAAARAEGMPQGGGPTYASRTPMRVGMVTLRVKNLDKVADYYRDVIGLTVMERSAGVARLGAGGVALLVLEARPDAVIEPRNAAGLYHTAFLMPTRKDLARWLVAAASHRVPLSGFADHLVSESVYLDDPEGNGIEVYADRDPSQWQWSEGSVKMATDELNIPDLLSLTNTRVADFARAPEGLRVGHMHLRVGDLAQAESFYHGTIGLDPTRKRNGAAFLSSGRYHHHLGMNVWQSQGAGQRDDATTGLAWFSLVTAKQDILAAQEERLRKGGAQLTTLANGVEAVDPWGTRVRLLKA, encoded by the coding sequence ATGACCATCGACCTCACCCGCCGCACCCTGCTTCAATTGACCGGCGCGACATCGCTCGCAATGGCGGCCGCGGCCGCGGCGCGTGCCGAGGGGATGCCGCAGGGCGGCGGACCGACCTATGCCAGCCGGACGCCGATGCGGGTCGGCATGGTGACGCTGCGGGTGAAGAACCTCGACAAGGTCGCCGACTACTATCGCGACGTGATCGGGCTCACCGTGATGGAGCGCTCCGCCGGCGTGGCCAGGCTCGGCGCAGGTGGTGTTGCGCTGCTGGTTCTGGAAGCCCGCCCCGATGCAGTGATCGAGCCGCGCAACGCCGCCGGCCTCTACCACACCGCCTTCCTGATGCCGACGCGAAAGGACCTCGCGCGCTGGCTGGTCGCAGCCGCCTCGCATCGCGTGCCGCTGTCGGGCTTTGCCGATCACCTCGTCAGCGAGTCCGTCTATCTCGACGATCCCGAAGGTAACGGCATCGAGGTCTATGCCGACCGCGATCCCTCGCAATGGCAGTGGAGCGAGGGCAGCGTGAAGATGGCGACCGACGAGCTCAATATCCCCGACCTGCTGTCGCTGACCAACACGCGCGTCGCCGACTTTGCCAGGGCGCCGGAGGGCTTGCGCGTCGGCCACATGCATCTGCGCGTCGGCGATCTCGCGCAGGCCGAGAGCTTCTATCACGGCACGATCGGCCTCGATCCAACCCGCAAGCGCAACGGCGCCGCGTTCCTGTCGTCGGGCCGCTATCATCATCACCTCGGCATGAATGTCTGGCAGAGCCAGGGCGCCGGCCAGCGCGACGATGCCACCACCGGCCTTGCCTGGTTCTCGCTGGTGACGGCGAAGCAGGACATCCTCGCCGCGCAGGAGGAACGCCTGCGCAAGGGCGGTGCACAGCTCACCACGCTTGCGAACGGCGTGGAGGCCGTCGATCCCTGGGGCACGCGGGTGCGGCTGCTCAAGGCGTGA
- a CDS encoding S1C family serine protease has translation MADSTPLSSLSSALADVVARTAPSVVSVHSHRSRATGFVWKPGLIVTADEALADEGEVQIGLPDGSTVAATIAGRDHTTDIALLRADTDLAPVKLAATVPPLGTLSVVVATDRDAPSAALGMVSASGKGWRSLRGGDIDARIELDARLRFGQQGGLALDAAGEAYGMAVLGPRRVLVIPTATIARVAAQLETRGRIARGYLGLGLQPVRLDDGMGAMVMNVDQAGPSATAGIRQGDVIIAVNDQKLSGVRALSRTLGPASVGAVVDVSARRGGEPVSFKVTVGERPEA, from the coding sequence ATGGCCGATTCCACGCCTCTGTCTTCATTGTCGTCCGCGCTCGCGGATGTCGTGGCGCGCACCGCGCCGTCCGTCGTCTCCGTGCACTCGCATCGCTCCCGCGCCACCGGCTTCGTCTGGAAGCCCGGCCTGATCGTCACCGCCGACGAAGCGCTGGCCGACGAGGGCGAGGTACAGATCGGCCTCCCCGACGGCAGCACGGTCGCCGCGACGATCGCCGGCCGCGACCACACCACCGACATCGCGCTGTTGCGCGCCGACACCGATCTGGCCCCGGTCAAGCTCGCCGCCACGGTCCCGCCCCTCGGTACGCTGTCGGTCGTGGTCGCTACCGATCGCGACGCGCCGAGCGCGGCGCTCGGCATGGTGTCGGCATCCGGCAAGGGCTGGCGCTCCTTGCGTGGCGGCGACATCGATGCCCGGATCGAACTCGACGCGCGCCTGCGCTTCGGCCAGCAAGGCGGGCTTGCACTCGATGCAGCGGGCGAGGCCTACGGCATGGCGGTGCTCGGACCGCGGCGGGTGCTCGTCATTCCCACGGCGACGATCGCGCGCGTTGCGGCGCAGCTCGAGACGCGCGGCCGTATCGCGCGCGGCTATCTCGGCCTCGGGCTGCAGCCGGTGCGGCTCGACGACGGCATGGGCGCGATGGTGATGAATGTCGACCAGGCCGGGCCGTCCGCCACCGCCGGCATTCGCCAGGGTGACGTGATCATCGCGGTCAACGATCAGAAGTTATCCGGCGTGCGCGCGCTGTCACGCACGCTCGGCCCGGCAAGCGTCGGCGCCGTGGTCGATGTCTCTGCACGCCGCGGCGGCGAGCCGGTCAGCTTCAAGGTCACGGTCGGCGAGAGGCCGGAGGCGTGA
- a CDS encoding response regulator transcription factor: MSGDTTPEIVLSLEIDDPALSDRLAALLGSVAGLRLAAPGETAAATIVARDPRSMPDDITLTQRELDVLALMAEGASNKMIARRLGISVHTVKFHVGSLLDKLDATGRTDAVAHAARRGVIEL, from the coding sequence GTGAGCGGCGACACCACGCCGGAGATCGTGCTGTCGCTGGAGATCGACGACCCGGCCCTCTCCGATCGCCTCGCGGCTCTGCTCGGCAGTGTCGCGGGACTTCGCCTTGCCGCGCCCGGCGAGACCGCCGCGGCGACGATCGTTGCCCGCGATCCGCGCAGCATGCCCGATGACATCACACTGACCCAGCGCGAACTCGACGTGCTCGCATTGATGGCCGAGGGCGCCTCCAACAAGATGATCGCACGCCGGCTCGGCATCTCCGTGCACACGGTGAAATTCCACGTCGGCTCGCTGCTCGACAAGCTCGACGCCACCGGCCGCACCGACGCGGTGGCGCATGCGGCGCGCCGCGGCGTGATCGAGCTCTAG
- a CDS encoding Tex family protein, with amino-acid sequence MANINQKIAQELGVRAEQVEATVTLLDGGATVPFIARYRKEATGALDDAQLRTLEERLGYLRELEDRRKAILESVREQGKLDAALEAAILAADSKARLEDIYLPFKPKRRTKAEIAKEAGLEPLANQLMAEPGNDPKVVAETFVNAEKGVADAAAALDGARAILVERFDEDADLIGALREDVWTNARMASKVRDGKKTDGEKFADYFEFSEPLTKLPSHRILAMFRGEKEEILDLQIQAEEPPPPGVPGVYELKIMKRFGIADLKRPGDRWLIDTVRWAWRTKIQVHLNIDLRMRLWNAAETEAVRVFASNLRDLLLAAPAGTRVTMGLDPGFRTGVKVAVTDATGKVVDTAVIYPHEPQRQWNEALAILGKLALKHRVELIAIGNGTASRETDKLAGDLVKGLAELKMTKIVVSEAGASVYSASAFASEELPGLDVTLRGAVSIARRLQDPLAELVKIEPKAIGVGQYQHDLGQAKLAKSLDAVVEDCVNAVGVNVNTASAPLLARVSGVGSGLAQSIVAHRDANGPFKSRKALKEVPRLGPKAFEQCAGFLRILGGEDPLDASGVHPEAYPVVRRILAATKSDIKALIGSSEIVRTLKPKDFVDETFGLPTVTDILRELEKPGRDPRPAFKAAVFKEGVEEIKHLQKGMILEGTVTNVAAFGAFVDIGVHQDGLVHISAMSKTYIKDPREVVKPGDIVKVKVLDFEVARKRISLTLRLDDEVGAKKDAPGMQRDNSTRNPARMTSSAPRKQESSGGGGALAEAMRRAAEKNGGKRA; translated from the coding sequence GTGGCAAATATCAACCAGAAAATTGCGCAGGAGCTTGGGGTCCGGGCGGAGCAGGTCGAGGCGACGGTGACGCTGCTCGACGGTGGCGCCACGGTTCCCTTCATCGCGCGCTACCGCAAGGAAGCGACCGGTGCGCTCGACGACGCGCAATTGCGCACCCTGGAGGAGCGCCTGGGTTACCTGCGCGAGCTGGAAGACCGCCGCAAGGCCATCCTCGAATCGGTCCGCGAGCAGGGCAAGCTCGATGCCGCGCTGGAGGCCGCCATCCTCGCCGCCGACAGCAAGGCGCGTCTGGAAGACATCTATCTGCCGTTCAAGCCGAAGCGCCGCACCAAGGCCGAGATCGCCAAGGAAGCCGGCCTCGAGCCGCTCGCCAATCAGCTCATGGCGGAGCCCGGCAACGATCCGAAAGTCGTAGCCGAAACCTTCGTCAATGCCGAGAAGGGCGTCGCGGATGCCGCCGCCGCACTCGATGGCGCCCGTGCTATCCTGGTCGAGCGCTTCGACGAGGACGCCGACCTGATCGGTGCGTTGCGCGAAGATGTCTGGACCAATGCGCGCATGGCCTCCAAGGTGCGCGACGGCAAGAAGACCGACGGCGAGAAGTTCGCCGACTATTTCGAATTCTCTGAGCCGCTGACCAAGCTGCCCTCGCACCGCATCCTCGCGATGTTCCGCGGCGAGAAGGAAGAGATCCTCGATCTGCAGATTCAGGCCGAAGAGCCGCCGCCGCCGGGCGTGCCTGGAGTCTACGAGCTGAAGATCATGAAGCGGTTTGGCATCGCCGACCTCAAGCGCCCCGGCGACCGCTGGCTGATCGACACCGTGCGCTGGGCCTGGCGCACCAAGATTCAGGTGCACCTCAACATCGATCTTCGCATGCGGCTGTGGAACGCGGCCGAGACCGAGGCGGTGCGCGTGTTCGCGTCGAATTTGCGCGACCTGCTGCTGGCCGCGCCGGCCGGCACCCGCGTCACCATGGGGCTCGATCCCGGCTTCCGCACCGGCGTCAAGGTCGCCGTCACCGACGCGACCGGCAAGGTGGTCGATACCGCCGTGATCTATCCGCACGAGCCACAGCGGCAGTGGAACGAGGCGCTCGCGATCCTCGGCAAGCTGGCGCTGAAGCATCGCGTCGAGCTGATCGCGATCGGCAACGGCACCGCCTCGCGCGAAACCGACAAGCTCGCGGGCGATCTCGTCAAGGGCCTCGCCGAGCTGAAGATGACCAAGATCGTGGTGTCGGAAGCCGGTGCGTCGGTGTATTCGGCCTCGGCTTTCGCCTCGGAGGAACTGCCCGGTCTCGACGTCACCCTGCGCGGCGCGGTCTCGATCGCGCGCCGCCTGCAGGATCCGCTCGCCGAGCTCGTCAAGATCGAGCCCAAGGCGATCGGCGTCGGCCAGTATCAGCACGACCTCGGCCAGGCCAAGCTTGCAAAATCGCTCGATGCGGTGGTGGAAGACTGCGTGAACGCGGTCGGCGTCAACGTCAACACCGCGTCCGCGCCGCTGCTGGCGCGCGTGTCGGGCGTCGGCTCGGGTCTCGCACAGAGCATCGTGGCGCATCGTGACGCCAACGGCCCGTTCAAGTCGCGCAAGGCGCTGAAGGAGGTGCCGCGGCTCGGGCCGAAGGCGTTCGAGCAGTGCGCCGGCTTCCTGCGCATCCTCGGCGGCGAAGACCCGCTCGACGCCTCCGGCGTGCATCCGGAAGCCTATCCGGTGGTGCGCCGGATTCTCGCCGCGACCAAGAGCGACATCAAGGCGCTGATCGGCTCTAGCGAGATCGTGCGCACGCTGAAGCCGAAGGATTTCGTCGACGAGACTTTTGGTTTGCCGACCGTCACCGACATCCTGCGCGAGCTGGAAAAGCCCGGCCGCGACCCGCGTCCGGCGTTCAAGGCCGCGGTGTTCAAGGAAGGCGTCGAGGAGATCAAGCATCTCCAGAAGGGCATGATCCTCGAGGGTACCGTGACCAACGTCGCCGCCTTCGGCGCCTTCGTCGACATCGGCGTGCACCAGGACGGCCTCGTGCACATCTCGGCGATGTCGAAGACCTACATCAAGGACCCGCGCGAGGTGGTGAAGCCCGGTGACATCGTCAAGGTCAAGGTGCTGGATTTCGAGGTCGCCCGCAAGCGTATCTCATTGACGCTGCGGCTCGACGACGAGGTCGGCGCCAAGAAGGACGCGCCCGGCATGCAGCGCGACAACAGCACGCGCAATCCCGCCCGCATGACGTCGTCGGCGCCGCGCAAACAGGAGTCCTCCGGCGGCGGCGGCGCCCTCGCCGAAGCGATGCGGCGCGCGGCCGAGAAGAACGGCGGCAAGCGCGCGTGA
- a CDS encoding ring-opening amidohydrolase, with translation MPATSVGVFKIATRGPGDVSGLMAMIVSGAIDAASILAILGKTEGNGGVNDFTREYAVAALCTALSPRLGLSAHEVEQRIAFVMSGGTEGVLSPHITVFTRQEIDRPAAGLSGKRLSIGMAHTRDFLPEELGRSAQIAETAKAVKAAMADAGISEPADVHFVQIKCPLLTSDRVAAANARGNKTATTSAYSSMAYSRGASALGVAVALGEIASDIGDDDVLRRYDLFSKVASTSSGIELMHNVVIVLGNSASSASEFEIGHAVMGDAIDAAAVMAALRSVGLGADPQPGRELVNIFAKAEASPDGSVRGFRHTMLEDTDISSTRHARAAVGGLIAGLAGTGAIYVSGGAEHQGPAGGGPVAVVARLAY, from the coding sequence ATGCCAGCCACATCGGTCGGCGTCTTCAAGATCGCCACCAGGGGCCCCGGCGACGTTTCCGGCCTCATGGCCATGATCGTTTCAGGCGCGATCGACGCGGCATCGATCCTGGCGATCCTCGGCAAGACCGAGGGCAATGGCGGCGTCAACGACTTTACCCGGGAATATGCGGTGGCCGCGCTGTGCACGGCGCTGTCGCCGCGGCTCGGCCTTTCCGCGCACGAGGTCGAGCAGCGCATCGCCTTCGTGATGTCGGGCGGCACCGAGGGGGTGCTCAGCCCGCATATCACCGTGTTCACGCGGCAAGAGATCGATCGGCCAGCAGCGGGTCTGTCCGGCAAGCGCCTGAGCATCGGCATGGCCCACACCCGCGACTTCCTGCCCGAAGAGCTCGGCCGCTCGGCACAGATCGCCGAGACGGCGAAAGCCGTGAAGGCCGCGATGGCGGATGCCGGCATTTCCGAACCGGCCGACGTCCATTTCGTGCAGATCAAGTGCCCGCTGCTCACCAGCGACCGCGTCGCGGCGGCAAACGCGCGCGGCAACAAGACCGCAACGACAAGTGCGTACAGCTCGATGGCCTATTCGCGGGGTGCTTCCGCGCTCGGGGTTGCGGTCGCGCTCGGCGAAATCGCCTCCGACATCGGCGACGACGACGTACTGCGCCGCTATGATCTGTTCTCGAAGGTCGCCTCGACCTCGTCCGGGATCGAACTGATGCACAACGTCGTCATCGTGCTCGGCAATTCGGCATCTTCGGCGAGCGAATTCGAGATCGGGCATGCTGTGATGGGCGATGCGATCGACGCCGCGGCGGTGATGGCGGCATTGAGGAGCGTCGGGCTCGGTGCAGATCCGCAGCCGGGCCGCGAGCTCGTCAACATCTTCGCCAAGGCCGAGGCGTCGCCTGATGGCAGCGTGCGCGGCTTCCGCCACACCATGCTGGAAGATACCGACATCAGTTCGACACGCCATGCCCGCGCTGCGGTCGGCGGCCTGATCGCGGGCCTTGCCGGCACCGGCGCGATTTATGTTTCCGGCGGCGCCGAGCATCAGGGTCCGGCTGGCGGTGGGCCGGTTGCGGTGGTCGCCCGACTGGCTTACTGA
- a CDS encoding amidase, whose protein sequence is MTLPMSWNEWAQHDGVGLAARVRKGELTAKELARQAAAGVAKVNPALSGVVELFEDVIADPAKDGANLGGAFAGLPFLMKDLGPTMKGRLQEMGSLLMRGNRAAADTFLTGKFRQAGLNLIGRTTTPEFGVCSSADNPAVYVTRNPWNTDYTTCGSSAGSAAMVAAGVVPIAHATDGGGSIRIPAGVNGNIGLKVSRGVFSLAPHMSDLTGLVSIQGCQSRSVRDTAAFVDHARGPAPGEFMPFWTTAQPYSEMIKRDPSKLRIALSHTWGDYTATPEIAAELEKTGRFLEGLGHHVDYALPELDFRAAFEAQTMCYVSNFAVVISNMLAARGLDKPPEDLIEPMNIRIWEAGRNTSFAERAKMQGVFNTTSRGFGAFFEQWDVILTPITALPTPKVGTREYLTISDNPDVLDWFGNLWRFFAFTPLANLCGMPAISMPMASQDHGLPLGIQAIAKQANDGLLLQLAAQIERALDGKWNDGKKPKVHVS, encoded by the coding sequence ATGACTTTGCCGATGAGCTGGAACGAATGGGCGCAGCACGATGGCGTTGGGCTGGCGGCGCGCGTCCGCAAGGGTGAGCTGACGGCGAAGGAATTGGCGCGCCAGGCGGCCGCAGGCGTGGCCAAGGTCAATCCGGCGCTGTCGGGCGTGGTCGAGCTGTTCGAGGACGTGATCGCCGATCCGGCCAAGGACGGCGCCAATCTCGGCGGCGCGTTCGCCGGCCTGCCCTTCCTGATGAAGGACCTCGGGCCGACCATGAAGGGCCGGCTGCAGGAGATGGGCTCGCTGCTGATGCGCGGCAATCGCGCTGCGGCCGACACGTTCCTGACCGGTAAATTCCGCCAGGCCGGCCTCAATTTGATCGGCCGCACAACGACGCCGGAATTCGGCGTGTGCTCTTCGGCCGACAATCCCGCCGTGTACGTCACGCGCAATCCCTGGAATACCGACTACACCACCTGCGGCTCGTCGGCAGGCAGTGCCGCGATGGTCGCGGCCGGCGTGGTGCCGATCGCGCATGCGACCGACGGCGGCGGCTCGATCCGCATTCCCGCCGGGGTCAACGGCAATATCGGCTTGAAAGTGTCGCGCGGCGTGTTCTCGCTCGCCCCGCACATGTCCGATCTCACCGGCCTCGTCTCGATCCAGGGCTGCCAGTCGCGCAGCGTGCGCGACACCGCCGCCTTCGTCGACCACGCCCGCGGACCTGCGCCCGGCGAATTCATGCCGTTCTGGACCACGGCGCAGCCCTATTCGGAGATGATCAAGCGCGATCCGTCGAAGTTGCGCATCGCGCTGTCGCATACCTGGGGCGACTACACCGCGACGCCGGAGATCGCCGCCGAGCTGGAGAAGACCGGCCGCTTCCTCGAAGGTCTCGGCCATCACGTCGACTACGCTCTGCCAGAGCTCGACTTCCGCGCCGCGTTCGAGGCGCAGACGATGTGCTACGTTTCGAACTTCGCGGTGGTGATCTCCAACATGCTCGCCGCACGTGGGTTGGACAAGCCGCCGGAAGATCTGATCGAGCCCATGAACATCCGGATCTGGGAAGCCGGCCGCAACACCAGCTTCGCCGAGCGGGCGAAGATGCAGGGCGTGTTCAACACGACCTCGCGCGGTTTCGGCGCGTTCTTCGAGCAGTGGGACGTGATCCTGACGCCGATCACCGCGCTGCCGACGCCGAAGGTCGGCACCAGGGAATATCTCACCATCTCCGACAATCCTGATGTGCTCGACTGGTTCGGCAATCTCTGGCGCTTCTTCGCCTTCACCCCGCTCGCAAACCTCTGCGGCATGCCCGCGATCTCGATGCCGATGGCGAGCCAGGATCACGGCCTGCCGCTCGGTATCCAGGCGATCGCCAAGCAGGCCAATGACGGCCTCCTGCTGCAACTCGCCGCCCAGATCGAGCGCGCGCTCGACGGCAAGTGGAACGATGGCAAGAAGCCGAAGGTGCATGTGAGCTGA
- a CDS encoding PaaI family thioesterase, which translates to MSSSSTSNSPATLPFEELAEAIKGRRSDYGHISGLQLDRFAPAEAWSSLPYRPVFVGDTETGVLHGGVVTAMLDESCGMAVQLALDGTSAIATLDLRIDYQKPATPGLDIKAHSVCYRTTRSIAFVRSTAYQESEDDPVATATACFMIGANRTNMLADRRMDARSIPTLEAPDDPDGPFASSPFARALGIRVNDDGTLTMPFSPQIIGNPILPAIHGGMTGAFLETTAIFGVRRELGIAALPKPIGLTVNYLRSGRALDTFANVSIVKQGRRIVAFEARAWQDNANKPIASAFGHFMLRPTPGNDEE; encoded by the coding sequence ATGTCCAGCTCATCGACGTCGAACTCTCCGGCCACGCTCCCGTTCGAGGAACTTGCCGAAGCCATCAAGGGCCGCCGCTCCGATTACGGCCATATCAGCGGGCTCCAGCTCGACCGCTTCGCGCCGGCCGAGGCCTGGTCCAGCCTGCCCTACCGTCCGGTGTTCGTCGGCGACACCGAGACCGGCGTGCTGCATGGCGGCGTCGTCACCGCGATGCTGGACGAGAGCTGCGGCATGGCGGTGCAACTCGCGCTCGACGGCACGAGCGCGATCGCAACCCTCGATCTGCGCATCGATTACCAGAAGCCGGCCACGCCCGGTCTCGACATCAAGGCGCATTCGGTCTGCTACCGCACCACCCGCTCGATCGCCTTCGTGCGCTCCACCGCCTATCAGGAGTCCGAGGACGATCCAGTCGCCACCGCAACCGCCTGCTTCATGATCGGCGCCAACCGCACCAACATGCTGGCCGACCGCAGGATGGATGCGCGCAGCATTCCGACGCTGGAGGCGCCGGACGATCCGGACGGCCCGTTCGCGAGCAGCCCGTTCGCGCGCGCCCTCGGCATTCGCGTCAACGACGACGGCACGCTGACGATGCCGTTCTCGCCGCAGATCATCGGCAATCCGATCCTGCCCGCGATCCATGGCGGCATGACCGGCGCCTTCCTCGAAACCACCGCGATTTTCGGCGTGAGGCGCGAGCTCGGCATCGCCGCGCTGCCCAAGCCGATCGGCCTCACCGTCAACTATCTCCGCTCCGGCCGCGCGCTCGACACCTTCGCCAACGTCTCGATCGTGAAGCAGGGCCGGCGCATCGTCGCCTTCGAGGCGCGGGCCTGGCAAGACAACGCGAACAAGCCGATCGCCTCCGCCTTCGGTCATTTCATGCTGCGGCCAACGCCCGGAAACGACGAGGAATAG